The following proteins are co-located in the Streptomyces bottropensis ATCC 25435 genome:
- a CDS encoding M24 family metallopeptidase has product MTSAPKGGLTAELRGFRQVQTLAYECAEAVAAQLKPGVTEREAARMQRRWLRERGVRDWFHLPFAWFGDRTAFVNFRIPLQFFPTDRRLEAGMPFILDMAPIYKGHTADIGYSGCLGPSPLHDKLMTDLRAHRELILREVRERRSLREIYEDVDRLMVRQGYANRHRAYPFGVIAHKVDRVTEHRWSPHVFGFGARALKGLAADALRGHRDGWSPLWSPYRFSDHPPRPGLWAVEPHLGFRGMGAKFEELLVVTDSAEAEESAFWLDDDLPHVRRWAEEKCR; this is encoded by the coding sequence ATGACCTCGGCACCAAAAGGCGGACTCACCGCAGAGCTGCGAGGGTTCCGGCAGGTCCAGACGCTCGCGTACGAGTGCGCCGAAGCGGTCGCGGCCCAGCTGAAGCCGGGCGTGACCGAGCGCGAAGCGGCCCGGATGCAGCGCCGCTGGCTGCGCGAGCGCGGGGTACGGGACTGGTTCCACCTGCCGTTCGCGTGGTTCGGCGACCGCACGGCGTTCGTGAACTTCCGCATACCGCTGCAGTTCTTCCCCACCGACCGCCGCCTCGAAGCGGGAATGCCCTTCATTCTCGACATGGCCCCCATATACAAGGGCCATACGGCGGACATCGGCTATTCGGGCTGCCTCGGCCCCAGCCCTCTGCACGACAAGCTGATGACGGACCTTCGAGCACACCGCGAGCTGATCCTGCGCGAGGTGCGCGAGCGCCGGTCGTTGCGCGAGATCTATGAGGACGTGGACCGGCTCATGGTCCGCCAGGGATATGCCAACCGGCATCGCGCCTACCCCTTCGGTGTCATCGCGCACAAGGTGGACCGGGTCACGGAACATCGCTGGTCACCCCATGTGTTCGGGTTCGGCGCGCGGGCGCTGAAGGGGCTGGCGGCCGACGCGCTGCGCGGGCACCGGGACGGCTGGTCGCCCCTGTGGTCGCCGTACCGGTTCTCCGATCACCCGCCCCGGCCGGGGCTGTGGGCGGTCGAGCCCCACCTCGGCTTCCGGGGCATGGGCGCGAAGTTCGAGGAGCTCCTCGTCGTCACCGATTCGGCAGAGGCCGAGGAGAGCGCGTTCTGGCTGGACGACGATCTACCGCACGTCCGGCGGTGGGCGGAGGAGAAGTGCCGATGA
- the efeB gene encoding iron uptake transporter deferrochelatase/peroxidase subunit: MADQDLVENDPTTPEGARGPRGARKGAGHASGAARARAAEDASRPPSVPSGSERDGDSPAADGAISRRLLLGTAGATGLVLGAAGAAAGYAAGSSSSSSSSNEEVTPLSSLGAGEEMFHVKHQPGITTPLQARGHLVAFDLAAGAGRKEAAALLRRWSDTARRLMAGEPTAQDDTDIARDAGPSSLTVTFGFGHSFFARTGLEKQRPEALDPLPDFSSDQLDRARSNGDLWVQIGADDALVAFHALRAIQKDAGSAARVRWQMNGFNRSPGATAHPMTARNLMGQIDGTRNPKPAEPDFDERIFVPASASPTTSGDPAWMSNGSYAVVRRIRMLLDDWEQLSVKAQEDVIGRRKSDGAPLSGGEKATETTAMDLEKTDTQGNLLVPINAHARITRPDQNGGAAMLRRPFSFHDGIDAKGVPDAGLLFVCWQADPLRGFVTVQRKLDRGDALSKFIRHESSGLFAVPGGAAEGEYVGQRLLEG, translated from the coding sequence ATGGCTGACCAAGACCTGGTCGAGAACGACCCCACCACCCCGGAAGGCGCGCGGGGCCCGCGAGGGGCGCGGAAAGGCGCCGGGCATGCGTCCGGCGCGGCACGGGCGCGAGCGGCCGAGGACGCGTCACGTCCCCCGTCCGTCCCTTCGGGATCGGAACGCGACGGCGACAGCCCGGCCGCCGACGGAGCGATCTCGCGTCGTCTGCTGCTGGGCACCGCCGGCGCGACCGGGCTCGTCCTGGGTGCGGCAGGTGCCGCCGCCGGTTATGCGGCCGGATCCTCTTCCTCCTCGTCCTCTTCGAACGAGGAGGTCACACCGCTCTCCTCCCTCGGCGCGGGGGAGGAGATGTTTCACGTGAAACATCAGCCGGGGATCACCACGCCTCTCCAGGCCCGCGGTCACCTCGTCGCGTTCGACTTGGCCGCCGGGGCGGGGCGCAAGGAGGCGGCCGCTCTGCTGCGCCGCTGGTCGGACACGGCTCGGCGGCTGATGGCGGGCGAGCCCACGGCACAGGACGACACCGATATCGCCCGTGACGCGGGCCCGTCGTCGCTGACGGTCACCTTCGGATTCGGACACAGCTTCTTCGCCCGTACCGGTCTGGAGAAGCAGCGTCCGGAGGCCCTGGATCCCCTGCCCGACTTCTCCTCGGACCAACTCGACCGGGCGCGCAGCAATGGCGATCTGTGGGTGCAGATCGGGGCCGACGACGCGCTCGTAGCCTTCCACGCCCTGCGCGCGATCCAGAAGGACGCGGGCAGCGCGGCCCGGGTGCGATGGCAGATGAACGGCTTCAACCGTTCGCCGGGCGCCACGGCCCACCCCATGACGGCCCGCAACCTGATGGGCCAGATCGACGGCACCCGCAACCCCAAGCCGGCCGAGCCCGACTTCGACGAGCGGATCTTCGTGCCCGCGTCCGCCTCGCCGACCACCTCCGGCGACCCGGCGTGGATGTCCAACGGCTCCTACGCCGTCGTACGTCGCATCCGCATGCTCCTGGACGACTGGGAGCAGCTCTCGGTCAAGGCCCAGGAGGACGTGATCGGACGGCGCAAGTCCGACGGGGCGCCGCTGAGCGGGGGCGAGAAGGCGACCGAGACGACCGCGATGGACCTGGAGAAGACCGACACCCAGGGCAACCTCCTCGTGCCGATCAACGCGCACGCCCGCATCACCCGCCCCGATCAGAACGGCGGCGCGGCCATGCTCCGCCGCCCGTTCTCCTTCCATGACGGCATCGACGCGAAGGGGGTCCCCGACGCGGGCCTTCTCTTCGTCTGCTGGCAGGCCGACCCCCTCCGCGGCTTCGTCACCGTCCAGCGCAAACTCGACCGCGGCGACGCCCTCTCCAAGTTCATCCGCCACGAGTCGAGCGGCCTCTTCGCGGTGCCGGGGGGCGCGGCCGAGGGGGAGTACGTGGGGCAGAGGTTGCTGGAGGGCTGA
- a CDS encoding ABC transporter ATP-binding protein translates to MIATESLSKRFPRVTALDRLSMDIGPGVTGLVGANGAGKSTLIKILLGLSPASEGRAEVLGLDVATKGGAIRERVGYMPEHDCLPPDVSATEFVVHMARMSGLPPTAARERTADTLRHVGLYEERYRPIGGYSTGMKQRVKLAQALVHDPQLVFLDEPTNGLDPVGRDEMLGLIRRIHTDFGISVLVTSHLLGELERTCDHVVVVDGGKLLRSSSTRDFTQSTAILAIEVTDSDEHPDGTDALRKALHARGVTVSEGGGLPGAGHILLLTAQGDETYDLVRDVVADLGLGLVRMEQRRHQIAEVFQDNDEQTGTRSAQDAGKEAVGHGG, encoded by the coding sequence GTGATCGCGACCGAAAGCCTGAGCAAGCGGTTCCCGAGGGTGACCGCTCTTGACCGGCTCTCCATGGACATCGGACCCGGTGTGACGGGACTCGTCGGTGCCAATGGCGCCGGCAAGTCCACACTGATCAAAATCCTGCTGGGTCTGTCCCCCGCTTCGGAGGGCCGTGCCGAGGTGCTCGGCCTGGACGTCGCCACCAAGGGTGGCGCCATCCGCGAGCGCGTGGGGTACATGCCGGAGCACGACTGCCTGCCGCCCGACGTCTCGGCCACCGAGTTCGTCGTGCACATGGCCCGCATGTCCGGACTGCCACCGACCGCCGCGCGCGAGCGCACCGCGGACACCCTGCGCCACGTCGGCCTGTACGAGGAGCGGTACCGCCCCATAGGCGGCTACTCCACGGGCATGAAACAGCGGGTGAAACTCGCGCAGGCCCTGGTGCACGACCCGCAGCTGGTCTTCCTGGACGAGCCGACCAACGGCCTGGACCCGGTCGGCCGGGACGAGATGCTCGGCCTGATCCGCCGCATCCACACCGACTTCGGCATCTCGGTGCTCGTCACCTCGCATCTGCTCGGCGAGTTGGAACGGACCTGCGACCACGTCGTCGTGGTCGACGGTGGCAAGCTCCTGCGGTCCAGTTCCACCAGGGACTTCACCCAGAGCACGGCGATCCTCGCGATCGAGGTCACCGACAGCGACGAACACCCCGACGGCACCGATGCTCTGCGCAAGGCACTGCACGCGCGCGGAGTGACCGTCTCCGAAGGAGGCGGGCTCCCGGGAGCCGGGCACATCCTGCTGCTCACCGCCCAGGGGGACGAGACCTACGACCTGGTCCGCGACGTCGTCGCCGACCTGGGTCTCGGCCTCGTCCGCATGGAGCAGCGCAGGCACCAGATCGCCGAGGTCTTCCAGGACAACGACGAACAGACGGGCACCCGCAGCGCCCAGGACGCAGGGAAGGAGGCGGTCGGCCATGGCGGTTGA
- the serS gene encoding serine--tRNA ligase, protein MIDLRLLREDPDRVRASQRARGEDVALVDSLLSADERRRSSGVRFDELRAEQKSLGKLIPKASAEEKAELLKRAEQLKADVKAADAERDAAATETHELLLQLGNLVHPDVPVGGEEDFVTLETHGEIRDFTVEGFEPKDHLELGTILGAIDTERGAKVSGSRFYFLTGVGALLELALVNAAIAQATAAGFTPMLTPALVRPQSMAGTGFLGQAAQDVYHLDKDDLYLVGTSEVALAAYHMDEIIDADRLPLRYAGFSPCFRREAGSHGKDTRGIFRVHQFDKVEMFSYVAPEDSQAEHQRLLDWEKQWLTSLELPFRVIDVASADLGSSASRKFDCEAWIPTQGKYRELTSTSDCTEFQSRRLQIRVRDGKQVKPLATLNGTLCAVPRTIVAILENHQQADGSVRVPEVLRPYLGGREVLEPVAK, encoded by the coding sequence GTGATTGACCTTCGCCTGCTCCGTGAGGACCCCGACCGTGTGCGCGCGTCCCAGCGCGCCCGTGGAGAGGACGTCGCGCTCGTCGACTCCCTCCTGTCCGCCGACGAGCGGCGCAGGTCCTCCGGCGTCCGCTTCGACGAGCTCCGCGCCGAGCAGAAGTCGCTCGGCAAGCTGATCCCCAAGGCCTCCGCCGAGGAGAAGGCCGAGCTGCTCAAGCGCGCCGAACAGCTCAAGGCCGACGTCAAGGCCGCCGACGCCGAGCGCGACGCGGCCGCCACCGAGACCCACGAACTCCTCCTGCAACTCGGCAACCTCGTCCACCCCGACGTCCCCGTCGGCGGCGAGGAGGACTTCGTCACCCTGGAGACGCACGGCGAGATCCGCGACTTCACGGTCGAGGGCTTCGAACCGAAGGACCACCTGGAGCTCGGCACCATCCTCGGCGCCATCGACACCGAGCGTGGCGCCAAGGTCTCCGGCTCACGCTTCTACTTCCTGACGGGCGTCGGGGCCCTCCTCGAACTCGCCCTGGTCAACGCGGCGATCGCCCAGGCCACCGCCGCCGGCTTCACCCCGATGCTGACCCCGGCGCTGGTCCGCCCGCAGTCGATGGCCGGTACCGGCTTCCTCGGCCAGGCCGCCCAGGACGTCTACCACCTCGACAAGGACGACCTCTACCTGGTCGGCACCTCCGAGGTCGCGCTGGCGGCGTACCACATGGACGAGATCATCGACGCCGACCGCCTTCCCCTGCGTTACGCCGGCTTCTCTCCCTGCTTCCGCCGCGAGGCCGGTTCGCACGGCAAGGACACCCGGGGCATCTTCCGCGTCCACCAGTTCGACAAGGTCGAGATGTTCTCGTACGTCGCGCCGGAGGACTCCCAGGCCGAGCACCAGCGCCTGCTGGACTGGGAGAAGCAGTGGCTGACGTCGCTGGAACTGCCCTTCCGCGTCATCGACGTCGCCTCCGCCGACCTCGGCTCCTCGGCCTCGCGCAAGTTCGACTGCGAGGCGTGGATCCCGACCCAGGGCAAGTACCGCGAGCTGACCTCGACCTCCGACTGCACCGAGTTCCAGTCGCGCCGTCTGCAGATCCGCGTCCGTGACGGCAAGCAGGTCAAGCCACTGGCCACGCTCAACGGCACGCTCTGCGCCGTCCCGCGCACGATCGTGGCGATCCTGGAGAACCACCAGCAGGCCGACGGCTCCGTCCGCGTCCCCGAGGTGCTGCGCCCGTACCTCGGCGGCCGCGAGGTGCTGGAGCCGGTGGCCAAGTGA
- a CDS encoding ABC transporter permease codes for MYDPTVARLTYRALLGRRRALILSALPALLILLSVAVRALSGADDQVASDLLGGFALATMVPIIGVIAGTGAIGPEIDDGSVVYLLAKPVKRPTIIFTKLIVAIAVTMAFSAVPTLIAGLILNGNGQQIAVAYTVAALVASIAYAAMFLLLGTVTRHAVVFGLVYALVWETLFGSLVDGARTLSVQQWALAVAQKVTDGGLVTSDVGLPTAVVLLIVVTAGATWYAGQKLRTLKLAGEE; via the coding sequence ATGTACGACCCCACAGTCGCCCGGCTCACCTACCGGGCTCTGCTCGGCCGCCGTCGGGCCCTCATTCTCAGTGCGCTTCCTGCCCTGTTGATCCTGCTCTCGGTGGCCGTCCGCGCCCTGAGCGGCGCCGACGACCAGGTTGCCTCGGACCTCCTCGGCGGGTTCGCTCTCGCCACGATGGTGCCGATCATCGGCGTCATCGCCGGGACGGGCGCGATCGGGCCGGAGATCGACGACGGCTCGGTGGTGTATCTGCTGGCCAAGCCGGTGAAGCGGCCGACGATCATCTTCACCAAGCTGATCGTGGCCATCGCCGTGACCATGGCGTTCTCGGCCGTCCCGACGCTGATCGCGGGCCTGATCCTGAACGGCAACGGACAGCAGATCGCGGTCGCCTACACGGTGGCGGCGCTGGTCGCCTCGATTGCGTACGCGGCCATGTTCCTGCTCCTCGGTACGGTTACCCGGCACGCGGTCGTCTTCGGACTCGTGTACGCGCTCGTCTGGGAGACGCTCTTCGGCTCTCTGGTGGACGGGGCACGCACGCTCAGCGTGCAGCAGTGGGCGCTCGCCGTGGCCCAGAAAGTCACCGATGGCGGTCTCGTGACGTCCGACGTGGGTCTGCCGACCGCGGTGGTCCTGCTGATCGTGGTCACCGCGGGCGCGACCTGGTACGCGGGGCAGAAACTGCGGACGTTGAAGCTGGCCGGCGAAGAGTGA
- a CDS encoding ABC transporter ATP-binding protein has translation MTTLNIDHVSRWFGNVVAVNDVTMTIGPGVTGLLGPNGAGKSTLINMMGGFLAPSTGSVTLDGTPVWRNEQIYKHIGIVPEREAMYDFLTGREFVVANAELHGLGAKAAQRALATVEMEYAQDRKISTYSKGMRQRVKMASALVHEPSLLLLDEPFNGMDPRQRMQLMDLLRRMGDEGRTVLFSSHILEEVEQLAAHIEVIVAGRHAASGDFRRIRRLMTDRPHRYLVRSSDDRALAAALIADPSTAGIEVDLAEGALRIQAVDFGRFTTLLPRVARDHGIRLLTVSPSDESLESVFSYLVAA, from the coding sequence GTGACCACGCTCAACATCGACCACGTCTCACGCTGGTTCGGCAACGTGGTGGCGGTCAACGACGTCACGATGACGATCGGCCCCGGTGTCACCGGCCTGCTCGGCCCGAACGGCGCCGGGAAGTCCACCCTCATCAACATGATGGGCGGCTTCCTCGCCCCCTCCACGGGCTCCGTCACGCTCGACGGCACGCCGGTGTGGCGCAACGAGCAGATCTACAAGCACATCGGCATCGTTCCCGAGCGCGAGGCGATGTACGACTTCCTCACAGGTCGCGAATTCGTCGTCGCCAACGCCGAGTTGCACGGCCTCGGGGCCAAGGCCGCCCAGCGGGCGCTGGCCACGGTGGAGATGGAGTACGCGCAGGACCGCAAGATCTCCACGTACTCCAAGGGCATGCGCCAGCGCGTGAAGATGGCGTCCGCGCTGGTGCACGAACCGTCCCTGCTTCTGCTGGACGAGCCGTTCAACGGCATGGACCCGCGCCAGCGCATGCAGCTCATGGACCTGCTGCGGCGCATGGGCGACGAGGGCCGCACGGTGCTGTTCTCGTCCCACATCCTCGAAGAGGTCGAGCAGTTGGCGGCCCACATCGAGGTGATCGTCGCCGGACGGCATGCGGCGAGCGGTGACTTCCGGCGCATCCGCCGCCTGATGACCGACCGCCCGCACCGCTATCTGGTGCGCTCCAGCGACGACCGTGCCCTGGCCGCCGCACTGATCGCCGACCCGTCGACCGCCGGGATCGAAGTGGACCTGGCCGAGGGTGCCCTGCGTATCCAGGCCGTCGACTTCGGCAGGTTCACGACCCTGTTGCCGAGGGTGGCCCGGGACCACGGCATCCGTCTGCTCACGGTCTCGCCGTCGGACGAGTCGCTCGAGTCCGTCTTCTCGTATCTCGTCGCGGCGTAG
- the pheA gene encoding prephenate dehydratase produces MPASYVYLGPEGTFTEVALRTLPESATRELLPMVSVPAALDAVRNGEAEAAFVPIENSVEGGITTTLDELVAGAPLMIYREVLLSITFALLVRPGTKLSEIKTVTAHPAAQPQVRNWMKANLSPDVVWESAASNADGARLVQEGRYDAAFAGEFAAARYGLEALQTEIHDAENAQTRFVLVGRPARPAAPTGCDKTSVVIWQRDDHPGGLRDLLGEFAVRGVNLMLLQSRPTGEGIGNYCFAIDAEGHISDRRVAEALMGLKRICLQVRFLGSYPRADAATAKIRPTSAGTSDVEFVAAADWVARCQDGRF; encoded by the coding sequence ATGCCAGCCAGCTACGTGTACCTCGGCCCCGAGGGCACCTTCACCGAGGTCGCCCTGCGCACGCTGCCGGAGTCCGCGACCCGCGAGCTCCTCCCGATGGTGTCCGTGCCCGCCGCACTGGACGCCGTCCGCAACGGCGAGGCCGAGGCAGCGTTCGTCCCGATCGAGAACTCCGTCGAGGGCGGGATCACGACCACCCTCGACGAGCTGGTCGCCGGCGCCCCGCTGATGATCTACCGCGAGGTGCTCCTCTCGATCACCTTCGCGCTGCTGGTCCGGCCGGGCACCAAGCTGTCGGAGATCAAGACGGTCACCGCGCATCCGGCCGCCCAGCCGCAGGTCCGCAACTGGATGAAGGCCAATCTCTCCCCGGACGTCGTCTGGGAGTCCGCCGCCTCGAACGCCGACGGCGCGCGACTCGTCCAGGAGGGCCGTTACGACGCCGCCTTCGCCGGGGAGTTCGCGGCCGCGCGGTACGGCCTGGAGGCGCTGCAGACCGAGATCCACGACGCGGAGAACGCCCAGACCCGGTTCGTACTCGTCGGCCGCCCCGCCCGGCCCGCCGCCCCGACGGGCTGCGACAAGACGTCCGTCGTCATCTGGCAGCGCGACGACCACCCCGGCGGACTGCGCGACCTCCTCGGCGAATTCGCCGTCCGCGGCGTCAACCTCATGCTGCTGCAGTCCCGCCCGACCGGCGAGGGCATCGGCAACTACTGCTTCGCCATCGACGCCGAGGGTCATATCTCCGACCGCCGCGTGGCCGAGGCGCTGATGGGCCTCAAGCGGATCTGCCTCCAGGTCCGCTTCCTCGGTTCGTACCCGCGTGCGGACGCCGCCACGGCGAAGATCCGGCCCACGTCGGCGGGGACCTCCGACGTGGAGTTCGTGGCCGCGGCGGACTGGGTGGCCCGCTGCCAGGACGGCAGGTTCTAG
- a CDS encoding SDR family oxidoreductase — MTEGGDMTGVVTCDGARERRVRADGVELCVAELGDPGQPTVLLVHGYPDTKEVWSEVAVRLAEHFHVVLYDVRGHGLSTAPEPLRGGFTLEKLTDDFLAVADAVSPDRPVHLVGHDWGSVQGWEFVTVERTEGRIASFTSMSGPSLDHMGHWIKRRLKRPTPRRIGQLLGQSAKSWYIYVLHTPVLPELAWRGPLGKHWPGMVRRAEKLTGGGYPRPSLPTDAAHGAWLYRDNMRTRLAHPRDDAYAHAPVQLITPLGDQFLSEQLNDDLESWAPQLIRRTLPAKHWIPRTRPEQLTSWIAEFVTATEGGRPAPVATGAYTDRFGGQLVLVTGAAGGIGRATAFAFAEAGARVVAVDLDAEGASRTAELSRLIGAPEAWAEVVDVSDERAMEKLAEKVATEYGVVDVLVNNAGVGLSGSFLDTTSEDWRKVLDVNLWGVIHGCRLFGRQMAERGQGGHIVNTASAAAYLPSRSLPAYSTSKAAVLMLSECLRAELAGQGIGVSAICPGIVNTNITSTARFVGVDSEEEKRRQRKTAKLYGLRNYPPEKVAEAVLRAVVRNQAVVPVTPEAHGGRFLSRFAPRALRALARLEPPL, encoded by the coding sequence ATGACCGAAGGGGGAGACATGACGGGCGTGGTGACATGCGACGGCGCGCGGGAGCGTCGGGTGCGCGCGGACGGGGTCGAGCTGTGCGTCGCCGAGCTGGGCGACCCCGGGCAGCCGACCGTGCTGCTCGTGCACGGTTATCCCGACACCAAGGAAGTCTGGTCCGAGGTCGCCGTACGGCTGGCGGAGCACTTCCACGTGGTGCTGTACGACGTGCGCGGGCACGGCCTTTCGACGGCACCCGAGCCGTTGCGCGGCGGCTTCACCCTGGAGAAGCTGACGGACGACTTCCTGGCGGTCGCGGACGCGGTCAGTCCCGACCGCCCCGTCCACCTGGTGGGGCACGACTGGGGCTCCGTGCAGGGGTGGGAATTCGTGACCGTCGAGCGCACCGAGGGGCGCATCGCGTCCTTCACCTCGATGTCCGGTCCTTCCCTCGACCACATGGGGCACTGGATCAAACGGCGGCTGAAGCGCCCGACCCCGCGCCGGATCGGTCAACTCCTCGGTCAGAGCGCCAAGTCCTGGTACATCTACGTACTCCACACGCCTGTACTGCCCGAGCTCGCCTGGCGCGGTCCCCTCGGAAAGCACTGGCCCGGCATGGTCCGGCGGGCCGAGAAGCTGACCGGGGGCGGATACCCCCGTCCGTCGCTGCCCACGGACGCCGCGCACGGGGCATGGCTGTACCGGGACAACATGCGCACCCGGCTGGCCCACCCCCGTGACGACGCGTACGCCCACGCGCCCGTGCAGCTCATCACGCCCCTGGGCGACCAGTTCCTCTCCGAGCAGCTCAACGACGACCTGGAATCGTGGGCTCCGCAACTCATCCGCCGCACTCTGCCCGCCAAGCACTGGATCCCGCGTACACGCCCGGAGCAACTGACCTCCTGGATCGCCGAGTTCGTCACCGCGACCGAGGGCGGGCGCCCCGCCCCGGTGGCCACCGGGGCGTACACGGACCGGTTCGGTGGGCAGTTGGTGCTGGTCACGGGGGCGGCCGGCGGTATCGGGCGCGCCACCGCCTTCGCGTTCGCCGAGGCCGGAGCACGCGTCGTCGCCGTCGATCTCGACGCGGAAGGAGCGTCTCGCACCGCGGAGTTGTCCCGGTTGATCGGCGCGCCCGAGGCCTGGGCCGAGGTGGTCGACGTCTCGGACGAGCGAGCCATGGAGAAACTCGCCGAGAAGGTCGCCACCGAGTACGGCGTGGTCGACGTGTTGGTGAACAACGCGGGAGTCGGGCTGTCGGGATCCTTCCTCGACACCACTTCGGAGGACTGGCGGAAGGTCCTCGACGTGAACCTGTGGGGCGTGATCCACGGCTGTCGGCTGTTCGGCAGACAGATGGCCGAGCGCGGTCAAGGCGGCCATATCGTCAACACCGCCTCGGCCGCCGCGTATCTGCCCTCCAGATCACTGCCCGCGTACAGCACCTCCAAGGCGGCCGTCCTCATGCTGAGCGAGTGCCTGCGCGCGGAGCTGGCCGGTCAGGGCATCGGAGTGTCGGCGATCTGCCCCGGCATCGTCAACACCAACATCACCTCGACCGCGCGTTTCGTCGGCGTCGACTCCGAGGAGGAGAAGCGCCGGCAGCGGAAGACCGCGAAGCTGTACGGGCTGCGGAACTACCCGCCGGAGAAGGTCGCGGAAGCCGTTCTGCGCGCGGTCGTCCGCAATCAGGCGGTCGTCCCCGTCACCCCGGAAGCCCACGGCGGCCGCTTCCTGTCCAGGTTCGCCCCGCGGGCGCTGCGCGCACTCGCCCGACTGGAGCCACCACTGTGA
- a CDS encoding HAD family hydrolase, whose amino-acid sequence MREPSVRPSGFPYKLVATDLDGTLLRSDGSVSRRTREALAAATAAGAAHIVVTGRAVPWTRHILDDLGYSGLAVCGQGAQVYDAGEHRLLTAVTLDRRLAAVALAKIEAAVGPLHLAASRAGLEGEVLVGPGYALQGSLPTTALTDVSDLWAAPLNKIYIQHPTLTTDELAEASRQAAGGFVSVAMAGEGIVELLPLGLSKATGLSLAARRLGAKRADTIAFGDMPNDIPMFNWSTHGVAMANAHADLKAIANEVTTSNDDDGIAAVLERLLA is encoded by the coding sequence ATGCGCGAACCTTCCGTGCGGCCCTCGGGCTTCCCGTACAAGCTGGTCGCGACCGACCTCGACGGAACGCTCCTGCGCTCCGACGGCTCCGTCTCCCGACGTACTCGTGAAGCGCTCGCCGCGGCCACCGCGGCGGGCGCCGCCCACATCGTCGTCACCGGCCGGGCCGTCCCCTGGACCCGCCACATCCTCGACGACCTCGGCTATTCGGGCCTGGCCGTCTGCGGCCAGGGCGCGCAGGTCTACGACGCCGGAGAGCACCGCCTGCTCACGGCCGTCACCCTGGACCGCCGGCTCGCGGCCGTGGCTTTGGCCAAGATCGAGGCGGCGGTCGGCCCTCTGCATCTGGCGGCCAGCCGGGCGGGCCTGGAGGGCGAGGTCCTCGTCGGCCCCGGCTACGCCCTGCAAGGTTCCCTCCCCACCACTGCGCTCACGGACGTGTCCGACCTCTGGGCCGCCCCGCTGAACAAGATCTACATACAGCACCCCACGCTGACCACCGACGAACTCGCCGAGGCCTCCCGCCAGGCCGCCGGCGGCTTCGTCTCCGTCGCCATGGCCGGCGAGGGCATCGTCGAACTTCTTCCCCTCGGTCTCAGCAAGGCCACCGGCCTCTCCCTCGCCGCCCGCCGCCTCGGCGCGAAGCGCGCCGACACCATCGCCTTCGGCGACATGCCCAACGACATCCCCATGTTCAACTGGTCCACCCACGGCGTAGCCATGGCCAACGCCCACGCCGACCTCAAGGCCATCGCCAACGAGGTGACCACCTCCAACGACGACGACGGCATCGCCGCGGTACTGGAACGCCTGCTCGCCTAG
- a CDS encoding ABC transporter permease subunit has translation MAVEQHDAPASALAGQPARTGEQSRIHNIGYRSYDGPRLGRAYARRALYSQSLRGAYGLGRSAKSKVLPMLLFAVMCVPAAIMVAVAVATQANDLPIKYTDYAVIMQAVIGLYVASQAPQSVSRDLRFKTVPLYFSRPIETADYVRAKFAALTSALFILTAVPLLVLYIGALLAKLDFTDQTKGLAQGLVSVALLSLLFAGIGLVISAVTPRRGFGIAAVIAVLTISYGAVSVVQAIANEQSSSDAVPWLGFFSPITLIDGVQTAFLGATSAFPGGHGPSDGQGALYVLVVLGLIAGSYGLLMRRYRKVGL, from the coding sequence ATGGCGGTTGAGCAGCACGATGCACCAGCATCGGCCCTCGCCGGACAGCCCGCTCGCACGGGCGAGCAGAGCCGTATCCACAACATCGGATACCGCTCCTACGACGGCCCCCGCCTCGGCCGCGCCTATGCCCGCCGCGCGCTGTACTCGCAGTCCCTGCGGGGCGCCTACGGACTGGGCCGCTCGGCCAAGTCCAAGGTGCTGCCGATGCTGCTGTTCGCGGTGATGTGCGTGCCGGCGGCCATCATGGTGGCCGTCGCGGTCGCCACGCAGGCCAACGACCTTCCCATCAAGTACACCGACTACGCGGTCATCATGCAGGCCGTCATCGGCCTCTATGTCGCCTCCCAGGCACCACAGTCCGTCTCGCGCGACCTGCGCTTCAAGACGGTCCCGCTGTACTTCTCACGCCCGATCGAGACCGCCGACTACGTCCGCGCGAAGTTCGCGGCGCTGACCTCGGCACTGTTCATCCTCACCGCGGTGCCCCTGCTCGTGCTCTACATCGGCGCGCTGCTGGCCAAGCTCGACTTCACCGACCAGACCAAGGGATTGGCACAGGGGCTGGTGTCCGTGGCGTTGCTGTCGCTCCTCTTCGCCGGCATCGGCCTGGTGATCTCGGCGGTCACCCCGCGGCGGGGCTTCGGTATCGCGGCCGTCATCGCCGTCCTGACCATCTCCTACGGGGCGGTGTCCGTGGTCCAGGCCATCGCCAATGAGCAGAGCAGCTCGGACGCGGTGCCCTGGCTCGGGTTCTTCTCGCCCATCACGCTGATAGACGGCGTACAGACCGCCTTCCTGGGCGCCACCTCCGCCTTCCCCGGCGGGCACGGCCCCTCCGACGGGCAGGGAGCCCTGTACGTCCTCGTCGTCCTGGGTCTCATCGCCGGCTCCTACGGCCTGCTGATGCGCCGCTACCGAAAGGTCGGGCTGTGA